From Micromonospora carbonacea:
TGTACGCCATGGCGGCTCCGCCGATGTCGCGGCTGGCCGCCCGGTTGTACCGGTCCTGCACGTAGCCGCGCGGGGAGAAGTTGCCGTAGAAGATCGCGAAGGCGGCGAGCAGCGCGCCGACCACGGCGACCGCCGCTCCCACCACGAACCAGCGTCGGTACGTCATAGGGACACCACCGTCTCGGTCAGGACCAGCTCGTTGGTCTGGGGGTACGCGTGCCAGGTGCGCCAGCCGACCGCCCCGTCCGGCGGGTCGGTGCGCACGGCGAGGGCCGTCACCGCGTCGGCGTCGCCGGGAAACACCCCGACCAGCGCGTACGGGTCGCCGGCCAGCTCGGCGCGGAGCGCGGCGACCCGGGTGCTCAGCTCCGCCCCGGCCGGGCGCAGCACGGTGGCGGTGAACCGGTAGCCGTTCGCCTCGTCCAGCCGGGTCGCGGGCAGCTCGGGCGGGCGGCCGGGGAGGCAGGCGACGGTCTCGGTCAGCTCGGTGCCGGCCGCGCGCAGCACCACCTGGTGTGACGCGCCGAGCAGCCGCAGCCGCAGCCGGATCCCGCCGGGCAGGTCGAGGTCGAGCACGTGCAGCGCGGGGCGTTCGCCGTCGCCGAGGGCGAGGCTGAGGTCGGCGGCGCTGGTGTCGACGTACGGGGCGTCGAGGGTGACCAGCACGGGGTCAGCCCACCTTCGCCGGGCCGGACTGCGGGTAGATCATCACGTCGGAGCGGTGCAGCTCGTCGCCCCGGGCCACCTCCCACGCGGCGTTGCCGTACGCCTCGAAGGAGAGCCGCAGCTTCCCCGGCCCCCGGTAGTCGTG
This genomic window contains:
- a CDS encoding DUF2617 family protein, with amino-acid sequence MLVTLDAPYVDTSAADLSLALGDGERPALHVLDLDLPGGIRLRLRLLGASHQVVLRAAGTELTETVACLPGRPPELPATRLDEANGYRFTATVLRPAGAELSTRVAALRAELAGDPYALVGVFPGDADAVTALAVRTDPPDGAVGWRTWHAYPQTNELVLTETVVSL